The following proteins are co-located in the Silene latifolia isolate original U9 population chromosome 1, ASM4854445v1, whole genome shotgun sequence genome:
- the LOC141652460 gene encoding uncharacterized protein LOC141652460 yields MLSAQFIKTDDGKLYKKTAPGALLRCIDRPIAGKVMEEVYNAECGSHMNAHMLVCKIIRLGYYWTTMEADCFKKWVEAKSYKVLKAKQVAQFILNDIICRYGVPHEFISDCRTHFQAETAGVAAKDTFALWRYRTSIRTAMGATPYYLVYGIKAVQPVELELPSMRILLESHVPVTNWVQARYDSLVMFDERHLNALYHVQLYQKRIERAFNKKVKLRGINEEDLVLKSVRALLPIDPRVKFKPNWAGPYLVKKILTGGAVRLIDLDGNDFTNLTNLDQFKK; encoded by the exons ATGTTATCCGCCCAATTCATCAAGACCGATGATGGGAAATTGTACAAGAAGACGGCTCCAGGTGCTTTGTTACGGTGCATCGATAGACCGATAGCTGGaaaggttatggaagaagtcTATAACGCGGAATGTGGgtcacacatgaatgcccatatgttaGTCTGTAAAATCATAAGGCTTGGTtattattggacaacgatggaaGCAGATTGTTTCAA GAAGTGGGTAGAGGCTAAGTCTTACAAAGTGCTAAAAGCAAAGCAAGTAGCACAGTTCATTCTGAATGACATCATTTGTCGGTACGGAGTACCGCACGAGTTCATCAGCGATTGCAGAACTCATTTTCAGGCTGAGACTGCA GGAGTGGCCGCAAAAGACACCTTCGCATTATGGAGGTATAGAACTTCGATCagaacagccatgggagcaaccCCGTACTACTTGGTTTATGGAATTAAAGCAgttcaaccagttgagctagaactACCATCCATGCGAATCCTACTCGAGAGCCATGTCCCAGTAACGAATTGGGTTCAAGCCCGATATGACTCACTCGTTATGTTTGATGAGCGGCATCTGAATGCGTTGTATCATGtccaactctatcagaaaaggatagagAGAGCTTTTAATAAGAAGGTGAAACTACGAGGGATCAATGAAGAAGATTTAGTTCTCAAGTCAGTTAGAGCTTTGttaccaattgacccgagggtTAAGTTCAAACCGAATTGGGCAGGCCCATATTTGGTAAAGAAGATATTGACAGGAGGTGCTGTTAGGTTGATAGATTTGGATGGCAACGACTTCACAAATCTGACGAATTTGGACCAGTTCAAGAAATAA